A single Nostoc sp. PCC 7107 DNA region contains:
- a CDS encoding mechanosensitive ion channel family protein, producing MNFNQIGQVAIALLTGFGLKILGAIALWIVAQKLIDFALKLVRRGFRSQHVDPTLVNYLLNIIAVTLRIILVVAILGFFGIETTSFAALLAAAGVAIGAAWGGLLANFAAGAFLIVFNPFKVGDFITAAGVTGTVTEIGLFTTNITTPDNVLTIVANNKIFSDNIQNFSANPYRRVDLLAQLHHDVNHNDAIARLKARISEIPNVINNPAPDVEIITFNLAGPVLAVRPYCNNDHYWQVYFDTNKAIREAFGEAGYPIPEQRYAFSSQSVSGTPNDGDSAISSASMMS from the coding sequence ATGAATTTTAATCAAATCGGACAAGTTGCCATTGCACTGTTAACAGGGTTTGGCTTGAAAATCCTGGGTGCGATCGCTCTGTGGATTGTGGCACAGAAGTTGATTGATTTTGCACTCAAGTTAGTCAGACGTGGTTTTCGCAGTCAACACGTTGATCCAACTCTAGTTAACTACCTGCTGAATATCATTGCCGTAACTTTAAGAATTATTTTAGTTGTGGCAATTCTCGGCTTTTTCGGCATTGAAACCACTTCTTTTGCCGCATTATTAGCCGCAGCAGGTGTGGCTATCGGTGCAGCGTGGGGTGGACTGTTGGCTAACTTTGCCGCTGGTGCTTTTTTGATTGTTTTTAATCCATTTAAAGTCGGAGACTTTATTACAGCCGCAGGTGTCACAGGTACAGTTACAGAAATAGGACTGTTCACCACTAATATCACCACACCGGATAATGTCTTAACAATTGTCGCCAATAATAAGATTTTTTCTGATAATATCCAAAATTTTTCTGCTAATCCCTACCGTCGAGTTGATTTGCTGGCTCAACTGCATCATGATGTGAATCATAATGATGCGATCGCTCGTTTAAAAGCCAGAATCAGCGAAATTCCTAATGTGATCAATAATCCCGCACCAGATGTGGAAATTATCACCTTTAATTTAGCCGGGCCAGTCTTAGCAGTACGTCCCTACTGCAATAACGATCACTACTGGCAAGTTTATTTTGACACTAATAAAGCCATCCGGGAAGCCTTTGGTGAAGCAGGTTATCCTATCCCCGAACAACGTTATGCCTTTAGTAGCCAATCTGTAAGTGGTACACCAAATGATGGAGACTCTGCGATTTCATCTGCATCAATGATGAGTTAA
- a CDS encoding ABC transporter ATP-binding protein: MVKELAIRTCGLTKQFERYIAVNDVDLEIQAGEVYGLIGPNGAGKTTLIRMLATAEEPTTGEIYINGDRMVRDKSNPTIKRRLGYLPDDYPLYEDLTVWDYLDYFARLYRLREPRRTQRLHEVLELIQLGNKRNSLIATLSRGMKQRLSLARTIIHEPILLLLDEPVSGLDPIARMQFREIIKALQEAGMTILISSHVLSDLAELCTSIGIMELGFLVESASLKHLYERLARQQIMLSTLGKIDAVISELKNHPLVEAWEVLPGNHNIRVNFSGDQTACAELLRSLIQSGIPITDFHCTQEDLETIFLKLGHKQAS; the protein is encoded by the coding sequence ATGGTAAAAGAATTAGCAATTCGCACCTGTGGACTCACTAAGCAATTTGAAAGGTATATAGCCGTCAATGATGTTGATTTAGAAATCCAAGCGGGTGAAGTATACGGACTGATAGGGCCGAATGGCGCGGGTAAAACAACTCTCATCCGGATGTTAGCAACTGCTGAGGAGCCAACAACGGGTGAGATATATATTAATGGCGATCGCATGGTACGTGACAAGAGTAACCCCACTATCAAGCGTCGTCTTGGCTACTTACCCGATGACTATCCGCTATATGAAGATTTGACAGTCTGGGATTACCTCGATTACTTTGCGCGGTTGTATCGTTTGCGCGAACCACGTCGCACTCAGCGTCTCCATGAAGTTTTAGAACTTATCCAATTAGGTAATAAACGCAACAGTTTAATTGCTACACTGTCGCGGGGAATGAAGCAGCGCCTTAGTTTAGCACGTACTATCATTCATGAACCAATTTTATTACTCCTAGATGAACCCGTATCTGGACTTGATCCCATCGCCAGGATGCAGTTCCGTGAAATTATCAAAGCTTTGCAAGAAGCTGGGATGACAATTTTAATTTCGTCCCATGTTCTGAGCGATTTAGCGGAACTGTGTACTTCAATTGGAATTATGGAACTAGGCTTTTTAGTAGAAAGTGCTTCACTCAAACATCTGTATGAGCGTTTAGCTCGACAACAAATTATGTTGTCAACCTTGGGAAAAATAGACGCTGTAATTAGTGAATTAAAAAATCATCCTTTGGTGGAAGCGTGGGAAGTTTTACCAGGAAATCACAATATCAGAGTAAATTTTTCTGGTGATCAAACAGCTTGTGCAGAATTACTGCGATCGCTGATTCAATCTGGTATACCCATTACTGATTTTCATTGCACTCAAGAAGACTTAGAAACCATTTTTCTCAAGCTTGGTCATAAACAAGCATCATAA
- the leuB gene encoding 3-isopropylmalate dehydrogenase: MTQNYRITLLPGDGIGPEIMAVAVDVLKVVGKKFDIEFAFQEALIGGAAIDATGEPLPTATLDTCRNSDAVLLAAIGGYKWDTLPSHQRPEAGLLGLRAGLGLFANLRPAQILPQLIDASTLKREVVEGVDIMVVRELTGGIYFGKPKGIFETETGEKRGVNTMVYSESEIERIGRVAFETARKRRGKLCSVDKANVLEVSQLWRDRITKLSAEYPDVELSHLYVDNAAMQLVRAPKQFDTIVTGNLFGDILSDAAAMLTGSIGMLPSASLGASGPGVYEPVHGSAPDIAGLDKANPLAQVLSAAMMLRYGLNQPQAADTIEKAVLQVLEQGDRTGDIMSPGMNLLGCQAMGKSLIQALEK, translated from the coding sequence ATGACGCAAAACTACCGCATTACCTTACTTCCCGGCGATGGCATTGGCCCTGAAATTATGGCAGTGGCGGTAGATGTGCTAAAAGTCGTAGGGAAAAAATTTGATATTGAGTTTGCATTCCAGGAAGCTTTGATTGGTGGTGCAGCCATTGACGCAACGGGCGAACCTTTGCCGACTGCAACCTTAGATACTTGTCGGAACAGTGATGCTGTTTTACTCGCCGCTATTGGTGGTTATAAGTGGGATACTTTACCATCTCACCAGCGCCCAGAAGCAGGTTTGTTAGGATTACGCGCGGGTTTAGGTTTATTTGCCAATTTACGCCCCGCCCAAATTCTGCCGCAGTTAATTGACGCTTCGACTTTGAAACGGGAAGTTGTCGAAGGCGTAGATATTATGGTGGTGCGGGAACTCACGGGAGGAATTTACTTTGGTAAACCCAAAGGCATTTTTGAAACTGAGACTGGTGAGAAACGCGGTGTGAATACAATGGTTTACAGCGAGTCAGAAATTGAACGCATCGGGAGAGTTGCCTTTGAAACTGCCAGAAAAAGACGCGGTAAACTCTGTTCTGTGGATAAAGCCAACGTATTAGAAGTATCGCAGTTGTGGCGCGATCGCATCACCAAGCTGTCCGCCGAATATCCCGATGTGGAACTGTCTCACCTATATGTCGATAATGCCGCGATGCAATTAGTCCGCGCTCCTAAACAATTCGATACGATTGTCACAGGTAACTTGTTTGGCGATATTCTCTCCGATGCGGCGGCGATGTTGACTGGCAGTATTGGAATGTTACCTTCTGCTAGTTTGGGTGCTTCTGGCCCTGGCGTATATGAACCAGTCCACGGTTCTGCACCCGATATTGCCGGACTTGATAAAGCCAATCCTCTCGCACAGGTTTTGAGTGCGGCGATGATGTTACGCTACGGGTTAAATCAGCCACAAGCAGCAGATACCATCGAAAAAGCTGTATTGCAAGTTTTAGAACAAGGCGATCGCACAGGCGATATCATGTCACCAGGAATGAATCTTTTGGGTTGCCAAGCAATGGGTAAGTCACTCATTCAAGCACTAGAGAAATAA